Proteins encoded in a region of the Zea mays cultivar B73 chromosome 2, Zm-B73-REFERENCE-NAM-5.0, whole genome shotgun sequence genome:
- the LOC100272673 gene encoding putative MATE efflux family protein isoform X1: MMGRTGDGRRRDVDGRLEALLSGAGGEEPWLRRVALATALELRLLAPLAAPAVVVYMLIIVMSSTTQIVCGQLGNVQLAAASLGNNGIQVFAYGIMLGMGSAVETLCGQAYGAEKYEMLGVYLQRSTVLLTATGVPLAAVYALSEPLLLLLGQSPEIAGAAAEFAYGLVPQIFAYAANFPIQKFLQAQSIVAPSAYILAASFALHVPLSWLAVYGLGLGLLGASLTLSLTWWVLVLGQFAYIVWSPRCRATWTGFTWAAFADLPGFAGLSAASAVMLALEVWYFQVLILLAGMLPDPQIALDSLTVCTSIQSWVFMISVGFNAAASVRVGNELGAGNPRSAAFSAWVVTALSAFVSGIAGLVTFLLRDKLSYIFTGGEAVSRAVADLCPLLVGTIVLCGIQPVLSEFRPDTHPNSSGTTVLHKLIRWRTDLFGLLIFEPSHYTATGSFTFSDAFVLFFFPLVLNFLLTGRRRVMKGVAVGCGWQAMVAYINVECYYFIGVPLGVLLGFKFGFGIKGLWGGMIGGTLIQTLALIWITLRTDWNKEVEEARKRLDKWDDTRQPLVASKE, translated from the exons ATGATGGGTCGGACGGGTGACGGCCGCCGCCGCGACGTCGACGGCCGGCTGGAGGCGCTGCTCTCTGGCGCCGGCGGCGAGGAGCCGTGGCTCCGGCGCGTGGCGCTCGCGACGGCTCTGGAGCTGCGGCTGCTggcgcccctggccgcgccggccGTGGTGGTCTACATGCTCATCATCGTCATGTCGTCGACCACGCAGATCGTGTGCGGCCAGCTCGGCAACGTCCAGCTCGCCGCCGCCTCCCTCGGCAACAACGGCATCCAGGTCTTCGCCTACGGCATCATG CTGGGTATGGGCAGCGCGGTGGAGACGCTGTGCGGGCAGGCGTACGGCGCCGAGAAGTACGAGATGCTGGGCGTGTACCTGCAGCGCTCGACGGTGCTGCTCACGGCCACCGGGGTGCCGCTCGCCGCCGTGTACGCGCTGTCGgagccgctgctgctgctgctggggcagtcGCCGGAGATcgccggcgccgccgccgagTTCGCCTACGGCCTCGTCCCGCAGATCTTCGCGTACGCCGCCAACTTCCCCATCCAGAAGTTCCTGCAGGCGCAGAGCATCGTGGCGCCCAGCGCCTACATCCTGGCGGCCAGCTTCGCGCTCCACGTGCCGCTCAGCTGGCTCGCCGTCTACGGGCTGGGCCTCGGCCTGCTCGGGGCCTCGCTCACGCTCAGCCTCACGTGGTGGGTGCTGGTCCTGGGCCAGTTCGCGTACATCGTGTGGAGCCCGCGCTGCCGGGCCACCTGGACCGGGTTCACGTGGGCTGCCTTCGCCGACCTGCCCGGGTTCGCCGGCCTGTCCGCCGCGTCGGCTGTCATGCTGGCGCTCGAGGTCTGGTACTTCCAGGTGCTCATCCTCCTCGCCGGCATGCTGCCGGACCCGCAGATCGCCCTGGACTCGCTAACGGTCTG CACGTCGATCCAGTCATGGGTGTTCATGATCTCTGTGGGCTTCAATGCAGCTGCCAG CGTGAGGGTTGGGAATGAGCTGGGCGCCGGCAACCCCAGGTCCGCCGCGTTCTCTGCGTGGGTGGTCACCGCCCTGTCGGCGTTCGTCTCAGGGATAGCTGGCCTCGTCACTTTCCTGCTCAGGGACAAGCTCAGCTACATCTTCACCGGTGGCGAGGCCGTCTCGCGCGCCGTCGCCGACTTGTGCCCGCTGCTCGTTGGGACCATTGTGCTCTGCGGGATCCAGCCCGTGCTGTCAG AGTTCAGACCTGACACTCATCCAAATTCAAGTGGTACTACAGTGTTACATAAGTTAATTCGCTGGAGAACAGACTTATTCGGGCTATTAATCTTTGAGCCGTCGCATTACACTGCGACGGGATCCTTCACCTTCAGTGATGCGTTTGTTCTGTTCTTCTTCCCACTGGTACTGAACTTTTTGCTCACTGGACGACGACGGGTGATGAAAGGTGTGGCCGTTGGCTGCGGGTGGCAAGCGATGGTTGCCTACATCAACGTCGAATGCTACTACTTCATCGGCGTACCCCTCGGCGTGCTCCTCGGATTCAAGTTCGGTTTCGGGATCAAG GGACTGTGGGGAGGCATGATTGGGGGTACCCTCATCCAAACACTTGCTTTGATCTGGATCACGTTAAGGACTGACTGGAACAAGGAG GTCGAAGAAGCGCGGAAAAGATTGGATAAGTGGGACGACACAAGGCAGCCTCTTGTCGCAAGCAAGGAGTGA
- the LOC100272673 gene encoding putative MATE efflux family protein: MMGRTGDGRRRDVDGRLEALLSGAGGEEPWLRRVALATALELRLLAPLAAPAVVVYMLIIVMSSTTQIVCGQLGNVQLAAASLGNNGIQVFAYGIMLGMGSAVETLCGQAYGAEKYEMLGVYLQRSTVLLTATGVPLAAVYALSEPLLLLLGQSPEIAGAAAEFAYGLVPQIFAYAANFPIQKFLQAQSIVAPSAYILAASFALHVPLSWLAVYGLGLGLLGASLTLSLTWWVLVLGQFAYIVWSPRCRATWTGFTWAAFADLPGFAGLSAASAVMLALEVWYFQVLILLAGMLPDPQIALDSLTVCTSIQSWVFMISVGFNAAASVRVGNELGAGNPRSAAFSAWVVTALSAFVSGIAGLVTFLLRDKLSYIFTGGEAVSRAVADLCPLLVGTIVLCGIQPVLSGVAVGCGWQAMVAYINVECYYFIGVPLGVLLGFKFGFGIKGLWGGMIGGTLIQTLALIWITLRTDWNKEVEEARKRLDKWDDTRQPLVASKE; the protein is encoded by the exons ATGATGGGTCGGACGGGTGACGGCCGCCGCCGCGACGTCGACGGCCGGCTGGAGGCGCTGCTCTCTGGCGCCGGCGGCGAGGAGCCGTGGCTCCGGCGCGTGGCGCTCGCGACGGCTCTGGAGCTGCGGCTGCTggcgcccctggccgcgccggccGTGGTGGTCTACATGCTCATCATCGTCATGTCGTCGACCACGCAGATCGTGTGCGGCCAGCTCGGCAACGTCCAGCTCGCCGCCGCCTCCCTCGGCAACAACGGCATCCAGGTCTTCGCCTACGGCATCATG CTGGGTATGGGCAGCGCGGTGGAGACGCTGTGCGGGCAGGCGTACGGCGCCGAGAAGTACGAGATGCTGGGCGTGTACCTGCAGCGCTCGACGGTGCTGCTCACGGCCACCGGGGTGCCGCTCGCCGCCGTGTACGCGCTGTCGgagccgctgctgctgctgctggggcagtcGCCGGAGATcgccggcgccgccgccgagTTCGCCTACGGCCTCGTCCCGCAGATCTTCGCGTACGCCGCCAACTTCCCCATCCAGAAGTTCCTGCAGGCGCAGAGCATCGTGGCGCCCAGCGCCTACATCCTGGCGGCCAGCTTCGCGCTCCACGTGCCGCTCAGCTGGCTCGCCGTCTACGGGCTGGGCCTCGGCCTGCTCGGGGCCTCGCTCACGCTCAGCCTCACGTGGTGGGTGCTGGTCCTGGGCCAGTTCGCGTACATCGTGTGGAGCCCGCGCTGCCGGGCCACCTGGACCGGGTTCACGTGGGCTGCCTTCGCCGACCTGCCCGGGTTCGCCGGCCTGTCCGCCGCGTCGGCTGTCATGCTGGCGCTCGAGGTCTGGTACTTCCAGGTGCTCATCCTCCTCGCCGGCATGCTGCCGGACCCGCAGATCGCCCTGGACTCGCTAACGGTCTG CACGTCGATCCAGTCATGGGTGTTCATGATCTCTGTGGGCTTCAATGCAGCTGCCAG CGTGAGGGTTGGGAATGAGCTGGGCGCCGGCAACCCCAGGTCCGCCGCGTTCTCTGCGTGGGTGGTCACCGCCCTGTCGGCGTTCGTCTCAGGGATAGCTGGCCTCGTCACTTTCCTGCTCAGGGACAAGCTCAGCTACATCTTCACCGGTGGCGAGGCCGTCTCGCGCGCCGTCGCCGACTTGTGCCCGCTGCTCGTTGGGACCATTGTGCTCTGCGGGATCCAGCCCGTGCTGTCAG GTGTGGCCGTTGGCTGCGGGTGGCAAGCGATGGTTGCCTACATCAACGTCGAATGCTACTACTTCATCGGCGTACCCCTCGGCGTGCTCCTCGGATTCAAGTTCGGTTTCGGGATCAAG GGACTGTGGGGAGGCATGATTGGGGGTACCCTCATCCAAACACTTGCTTTGATCTGGATCACGTTAAGGACTGACTGGAACAAGGAG GTCGAAGAAGCGCGGAAAAGATTGGATAAGTGGGACGACACAAGGCAGCCTCTTGTCGCAAGCAAGGAGTGA
- the LOC100272673 gene encoding putative MATE efflux family protein isoform X2, whose product MMGRTGDGRRRDVDGRLEALLSGAGGEEPWLRRVALATALELRLLAPLAAPAVVVYMLIIVMSSTTQIVCGQLGNVQLAAASLGNNGIQVFAYGIMLGMGSAVETLCGQAYGAEKYEMLGVYLQRSTVLLTATGVPLAAVYALSEPLLLLLGQSPEIAGAAAEFAYGLVPQIFAYAANFPIQKFLQAQSIVAPSAYILAASFALHVPLSWLAVYGLGLGLLGASLTLSLTWWVLVLGQFAYIVWSPRCRATWTGFTWAAFADLPGFAGLSAASAVMLALEVWYFQVLILLAGMLPDPQIALDSLTVCTSIQSWVFMISVGFNAAASVRVGNELGAGNPRSAAFSAWVVTALSAFVSGIAGLVTFLLRDKLSYIFTGGEAVSRAVADLCPLLVGTIVLCGIQPVLSVLHKLIRWRTDLFGLLIFEPSHYTATGSFTFSDAFVLFFFPLVLNFLLTGRRRVMKGVAVGCGWQAMVAYINVECYYFIGVPLGVLLGFKFGFGIKGLWGGMIGGTLIQTLALIWITLRTDWNKEVEEARKRLDKWDDTRQPLVASKE is encoded by the exons ATGATGGGTCGGACGGGTGACGGCCGCCGCCGCGACGTCGACGGCCGGCTGGAGGCGCTGCTCTCTGGCGCCGGCGGCGAGGAGCCGTGGCTCCGGCGCGTGGCGCTCGCGACGGCTCTGGAGCTGCGGCTGCTggcgcccctggccgcgccggccGTGGTGGTCTACATGCTCATCATCGTCATGTCGTCGACCACGCAGATCGTGTGCGGCCAGCTCGGCAACGTCCAGCTCGCCGCCGCCTCCCTCGGCAACAACGGCATCCAGGTCTTCGCCTACGGCATCATG CTGGGTATGGGCAGCGCGGTGGAGACGCTGTGCGGGCAGGCGTACGGCGCCGAGAAGTACGAGATGCTGGGCGTGTACCTGCAGCGCTCGACGGTGCTGCTCACGGCCACCGGGGTGCCGCTCGCCGCCGTGTACGCGCTGTCGgagccgctgctgctgctgctggggcagtcGCCGGAGATcgccggcgccgccgccgagTTCGCCTACGGCCTCGTCCCGCAGATCTTCGCGTACGCCGCCAACTTCCCCATCCAGAAGTTCCTGCAGGCGCAGAGCATCGTGGCGCCCAGCGCCTACATCCTGGCGGCCAGCTTCGCGCTCCACGTGCCGCTCAGCTGGCTCGCCGTCTACGGGCTGGGCCTCGGCCTGCTCGGGGCCTCGCTCACGCTCAGCCTCACGTGGTGGGTGCTGGTCCTGGGCCAGTTCGCGTACATCGTGTGGAGCCCGCGCTGCCGGGCCACCTGGACCGGGTTCACGTGGGCTGCCTTCGCCGACCTGCCCGGGTTCGCCGGCCTGTCCGCCGCGTCGGCTGTCATGCTGGCGCTCGAGGTCTGGTACTTCCAGGTGCTCATCCTCCTCGCCGGCATGCTGCCGGACCCGCAGATCGCCCTGGACTCGCTAACGGTCTG CACGTCGATCCAGTCATGGGTGTTCATGATCTCTGTGGGCTTCAATGCAGCTGCCAG CGTGAGGGTTGGGAATGAGCTGGGCGCCGGCAACCCCAGGTCCGCCGCGTTCTCTGCGTGGGTGGTCACCGCCCTGTCGGCGTTCGTCTCAGGGATAGCTGGCCTCGTCACTTTCCTGCTCAGGGACAAGCTCAGCTACATCTTCACCGGTGGCGAGGCCGTCTCGCGCGCCGTCGCCGACTTGTGCCCGCTGCTCGTTGGGACCATTGTGCTCTGCGGGATCCAGCCCGTGCTGTCAG TGTTACATAAGTTAATTCGCTGGAGAACAGACTTATTCGGGCTATTAATCTTTGAGCCGTCGCATTACACTGCGACGGGATCCTTCACCTTCAGTGATGCGTTTGTTCTGTTCTTCTTCCCACTGGTACTGAACTTTTTGCTCACTGGACGACGACGGGTGATGAAAGGTGTGGCCGTTGGCTGCGGGTGGCAAGCGATGGTTGCCTACATCAACGTCGAATGCTACTACTTCATCGGCGTACCCCTCGGCGTGCTCCTCGGATTCAAGTTCGGTTTCGGGATCAAG GGACTGTGGGGAGGCATGATTGGGGGTACCCTCATCCAAACACTTGCTTTGATCTGGATCACGTTAAGGACTGACTGGAACAAGGAG GTCGAAGAAGCGCGGAAAAGATTGGATAAGTGGGACGACACAAGGCAGCCTCTTGTCGCAAGCAAGGAGTGA
- the LOC100191611 gene encoding Polyadenylate-binding protein RBP45-like, protein MQPLHQPPMNGQHGPPPPQGSGVPTASQQQAPPPSYYQQQQQQQQGPPPQYYQQGPPQPWAQQQQYAPPPPQYPPQMQQYAPPPQQYAPPPQQQYAAPPQQQYAAPPPQYAPPPPQYAPPPQQYAQPPQYAQPPQYGTTPGSGEVRTLWIGDLQYWMDENYLHYNAFAPVAQQIASVKIIRNKQTGHSEGYGFIEFYSQAAAEHTLMNFNGQMMPNIEMAFKLNWASASTGDKRGDNGSDHAIFVGDLAPDVTDSMLEDVFRANYPSVRGAKVVVDRITGRPKGYGFVHFGDLNEQARAMTEMNGMMLSTRKMRIGAAASKKNTDAQQTYATNGAYQSSQGNCSENDPNNTTVFVGGLDSNVDEEYLRQIFTPYGEISYVKIPVGKHCGFVQFTSRSCAEEAIQMLNGSQIGGQKARLSWGRSTQNRQASQHDANSQYNGNNYYRYQQPGNEGYSYGAPNAQDPSIQNYYGYPGYGNYEQQSTQEQQQQQPPPAQEQPPPAPQ, encoded by the exons ATGCAGCCGCTGCACCAACCGCCGATGAACGGGCAACACGGCCCGCCTCCTCCGCAGGGATCCGGGGTTCCCACGGCTTCGCAGCAGCAGGCGCCACCGCCGTCGTactaccagcagcagcagcagcagcagcaggggccACCGCCTCAGTACTACCAGCAGGGTCCCCCACAGCCGTGGGCGCAGCAGCAACAGTACGCTCCACCGCCGCCGCAGTACCCGCCTCAGATGCAGCAGTACGCTCCACCACCGCAGCAGTACGCCCCTCCGCCGCAGCAGCAGTACGCCGCTCCGCCGCAGCAGCAGTACGCCGCTCCGCCGCCGCAGTACGCGCCTCCGCCGCCGCAGTACGCGCCTCCGCCGCAGCAGTACGCGCAGCCGCCGCAGTACGCGCAGCCACCGCAGTATGGGACAACGCCGGGAAGCGGTGAGGTCAGGACCCTGTGGATTGGAGATCTTCAGTACTGGATGGACGAGAACTATCTCCACTACAACGCCTTCGCGCCTGTGGCCCAGCAG ATTGCCTCTGTGAAAATTATACGGAACAAGCAGACTGGGCACTCAGAAGGTTATGGTTTTATTGAGTTTTACTCTCAAGCCGCTGCAGAACATACTCTGATGAACTTCAATGGGCAGATGATGCCGAATATTGAGATGGCTTTTAAGCTGAATTGGGCTTCTGCTAGCACTGGGGATAAGCGTGGAGATAATGGTTCTGACCATGCAATATTTGTTGGTGATTTGGCCCCTGATGTTACGGACTCCATGTTGGAAGATGTGTTCAGAGCTAACTATCCTTCAGTTAGAGGAGCTAAAGTTGTTGTTGATAGGATCACTGGACGGCCTAAAGGATATGGGTTCGTGCATTTTGGAGATCTGAATGAGCAGGCACGTGCTATGACCGAGATGAATGGAATGATGTTATCTACAAGGAAAATGAGGATTGGGGCTGCAGCTAGCAAGAAGAATACAGATGCTCAGCAGACATATGCAACTAATG GTGCATACCAGAGTTCTCAAGGCAATTGTTCAGAGAATGATCCCAACAATACAACA GTCTTTGTGGGTGGGTTAGATTCCAATGTAGACGAGGAGTATCTAAGGCAAATTTTTACTCCGTACGGAGAAATTTCCTATGTGAAGATTCCTGTAGGCAAGCATTGTGGATTTGTTCAATTTACCAGCAG GTCATGTGCTGAGGAAGCCATCCAAATGCTGAATGGGAGTCAGATTGGTGGACAGAAAGCTCGGCTTTCATGGGGCCGTAGTACTCAAAACAGACAG GCTTCTCAGCATGATGCCAACAGCCAGTATAATGGGAACAACTATTATCGATACCAACAGCCGGGTAATGAAGGTTATAGCTATGGTGCACCCAATGCACAAGACCCAAGCATTCAAAACTACTATGGATACCCTGGTTATGGTAACTATGAGCAGCAGTCAACACaggaacagcagcagcagcagcctccACCAGCACAGGAGCAGCCTCCACCGGCACCACAG TAA